Proteins from a genomic interval of Lolium perenne isolate Kyuss_39 chromosome 1, Kyuss_2.0, whole genome shotgun sequence:
- the LOC139832187 gene encoding protein kri1 encodes MTAEGKGKGKVLDILAGSDDDSDAPAEDNSKIQINEEYARRFEHNKRREALQRREEQKKKGLIAESDDEDSDDESSDEDVAAAAASRRVDRRVLQVIRRIRTGDSAIFDPDAKVYSSSSSEDEAEAGAEGEPKEGKAKKERPLYLKDVNAQHLLEEGPEFAAQTGRGNKYDRIAYDERQREGLKEFLEAEKKEVGDGDGEEDDLFMVKKAGGDGGESEEDEDEKQTEELAGEVFGKDEELDENEKFLKDYILNRPYLETGAGKNFSLDDIQEVSEEEAEIQEWEDYEDKYNARDYNFRHEEMAASEAPVTDRVMGHPRVIEGSVRKKESSRKKQRKSKEERNALAKQQQAEELKHLKNLKKKEIAEKLEKIRMIAGIEGDAACKLGADDLEEDFDPEDYDRKMREMFNENYYGADEVDPGFGGGDDFDLAKPDFDKEDDLLGLPKEWALDDDNKEGSTASGDKAISEKKKKKKNKELADDDEVGEKREGKISRKDKVELEKEFDEYYKLDYEDTIGDLKTRFKYRKVQPNSYGLKTYEILQADDRDLNQYVPIKKLAPYREDEWEVTYHKKMQKDLILGGQKIEGKKVKAHKKSKSEEGSEKPREDKLMSEHEEIYAKTNSEGKKVKIGKRSRSEEDPSSAEPEKDEHTSEQAGTHAKDKSTRSKRRNRSRKELRISDARRRAYE; translated from the coding sequence ATGACGGCGGAGGGCAAGGGCAAGGGGAAGGTGCTGGACATCCTCGCGGGCTCCGACGACGACTCCGACGCCCCCGCCGAGGACAACTCCAAGATCCAGATCAACGAGGAGTACGCGCGCCGCTTCGAGCACAACAAGCGGCGCGAGGCGCTGCAGCGCCGCGAGGAGCAGAAGAAGAAGGGCCTCATCGCCGAGTCCGACGACGAGGACTCCGACGACGAGTCCTCGGAcgaggacgtcgccgccgccgccgcctcccgccgcGTCGACCGCCGCGTGCTTCAGGTCATCCGCCGCATCCGCACCGGCGACAGCGCCATCTTCGACCCGGACGCCAAGGTgtactcctcctcctcgtcggaggacgaGGCCGAGGCCGGCGCGGAGGGGGAGCCCAAGGAGGGGAAGGCCAAGAAGGAGCGGCCGCTGTACCTCAAGGACGTGAACGCGCAGCACCTTCTCGAGGAGGGCCCCGAGTTCGCGGCGCAGACTGGCCGCGGCAACAAGTACGACAGGATTGCGTACGACGAGCGCCAGAGGGAGGGGCTCAAGGAGTTCCTCGAGGCGGAGAAGAAGGAGGTAGGCGATGGTGACGGCGAGGAGGACGATTTGTTCATGGTGAAGAAGgctggtggagatggcggtgagagCGAAGAGGATGAAGATGAGAAGCAGACGGAGGAGCTGGCGGGTGAGGTTTTCGGGAAGGATGAGGAGCTGGATGAGAATGAGAAGTTCTTGAAGGATTACATCCTCAACAGGCCGTACCTTGAAACAGGGGCGGGCAAGAACTTCTCTCTGGATGATATCCAGGAGGTGTCGGAGGAAGAGGCTGAGATACAGGAGTGGGAGGATTATGAGGATAAGTATAATGCCCGGGATTATAATTTCCGGCATGAGGAGATGGCAGCTTCAGAGGCGCCAGTGACTGATAGGGTGATGGGGCATCCCCGGGTGATTGAGGGGTCTGTGAGGAAGAAGGAGAGCAGCAGGAAGAAGCAGCGGAAGAGCAAAGAGGAACGGAATGCACTAGCCAAGCAGCAGCAGGCAGAGGAGCTGAAGCATCTCAAGAATCTGAAGAAGAAAGAGATTGCCGAGAAGCTCGAGAAGATCCGGATGATTGCTGGAATCGAAGGGGATGCTGCTTGCAAGCTTGGTGCAGATGACTTGGAGGAGGACTTTGATCCAGAGGATTATGACAGGAAAATGCGCGAGATGTTCAATGAGAACTACTATGGTGCTGATGAGGTTGATCCTGGGTTTGGAGGTGGGGATGATTTTGATTTGGCCAAACCTGATTTTGACAAGGAAGATGATTTGCTTGGGCTACCTAAAGAGTGGGCTCTTGATGATGATAATAAAGAAGGGTCTACTGCTAGTGGTGACAAAGCTATtagcgagaagaagaagaagaagaaaaataagGAGCTAGCAGATGATGATGAGGTTGGTGAGAAAAGGGAAGGGAAGATATCTCGCAAGGACAAAGTGGAGCTTGAGAAGGAGTTTGACGAGTACTATAAGCTAGACTACGAGGACACCATTGGAGACCTGAAGACTCGGTTCAAGTATAGGAAAGTTCAGCCAAACAGTTATGGCCTGAAGACCTATGAGATATTGCAAGCAGATGACAGGGATTTGAACCAATATGTTCCCATAAAGAAGCTAGCACCATATAGGGAGGATGAATGGGAGGTGACTTATCATAAGAAGATGCAGAAAGATTTGATCCTAGGAGGACAGAAGATAGAAGGTAAGAAGGTCAAAGCTCACAAGAAATCAAAGTCTGAGGAAGGTTCTGAAAAGCCAAGGGAAGATAAGCTGATGAGTGAGCACGAAGAAATATATGCCAAGACAAACTCAGAAGGCAAGAAGGTCAAGATTGGCAAGAGATCTAGGTCTGAGGAAGACCCTAGTTCGGCAGAGCCAGAGAAAGACGAACATACAAGTGAACAAGCAGGAACACATGCCAAGGACAAGTCAACTAGAAGTAAACGGAGAAATCGTAGCAGGAAGGAGCTGCGGATATCTGACGCCAGGCGAAGGGCATATGAGTGA
- the LOC127318366 gene encoding calcium and calcium/calmodulin-dependent serine/threonine-protein kinase, with protein sequence MSTTESRKLSDDYEVVDVLGRGGFSIVRRGVSKSEGNTQVAIKTLRRLGPAMMGMQQGSKGGAPSSGLPMWKQVSISDALLTNEILVMRRIVENVAPHPNVISLHDVYEDANGVHLILELCSGGELFDRIIGRERYSEFDAAAIISQIAGGLKALHKANIIHRDLKPENCLFTDRKEDSTLKIMDFGLSSVEDFSDPIVALFGSIDYVSPEALSRQEVSAASDMWSVGVILYILLSGCPPFHAPTNLEKHQRILQGEFSFEEHTWKTITSSAKELISSLLSVEPYKRPTASDLLMHPWVIGDCAKQDRMDAEVVTKLQRFNARRKLRAAAIASVLSSKVALRTKRLRSLLGTHDLTSEELDNLRLHFARICADGENATLTEFEQVLKAMKMDSLIPLAPRVFDLFDNNRDGTVDMREILCGLSNLRNSRGDGALRLCFQMYDEDRSGCISKEELASMLRALPEECLPGDIAEPGKLDEMFDQMDANGDGKITFDEFKAAMQKDSSLQDVVLSSLRPSGH encoded by the exons ATGTCCACGACTGAAAGCAGAAAGCTGTCTGATGACTATGAAGTTGTGGATGTCCTCGGCCGAGGTGGTTTCTCGATAGTGAGAAGAGGAGTCAGCAAGTCTGAAGGAAACACCCAGGTCGCGATAAAGACCCTCCGAAGGCTCGGCCCAGCGATGATGGGGATGCAGCAAGGGTCAAAGGGTGGCGCGCCGAGCTCGGGCCTCCCGATGTGGAAGCAGGTATCCATCTCCGACGCGTTGCTGACTAATGAGATACTCGTCATGAGGAGGATAGTTGAGAATGTTGCGCCCCATCCGAATGTTATCAGCCTGCATGATGTGTATGAGGATGCGAACGGCGTGCACCTTATCCTTGAGCTGTGCTCTGGTGGTGAGCTTTTCGACAGGATAATAGGCCGCGAGCGGTACTCGGAGTTTGATGCGGCTGCTATCATTAGCCAGATCGCCGGTGGGTTGAAAGCTCTTCACAAGGCGAACATCATACACAGAGACTTGAAGCCGGAAAATTGCCTGTTCACGGACAGAAAAGAAGATTCCACGTTGAAGATCATGGATTTTGGGTTGAGTTCTGTAGAAGATTTCAGTGACCCGATTGTGGCGTTGTTTGGGTCGATAGATTATGTTTCACCAGAAGCACTATCGAGGCAAGAGGTTTCAGCTGCAAGTGATATGTGGTCTGTTGGGGTGATTCTGTATATTCTCTTATCTGG ATGCCCGCCATTTCATGCTCCAACTAATCTAGAAAAACATCAAAGGATCCTCCAA GGTGAATTCAGTTTTGAGGAGCACACATGGAAAACAATAACTTCATCAGCCAAAGAACTGATTTCCAGTCTTCTTTCCGTTGAACCTTACAAAAGGCCCACCGCGAGTGAT CTTTTGATGCATCCTTGGGTGATAGGAGACTGTGCCAAGCAAGATCGAATGGATGCAGAGGTTGTCACAAAACTGCAAAGATTCAATGCCAGAAGGAAATTGCGGGCAGCAGCTATAGCAAGCGTCCTGAGCAGCAAAGTGGCACTGAGGACAAAAAGGCTGAGGAGTCTTTTAGGAACCCATGATCTTACCTCGGAAGAGCTAGATAATCTGCGTCTTCATTTCGCACGGAT ATGCGCGGACGGAGAGAATGCCACGCTAACAGAGTTCGAGCAGGTGCTGAAAGCAATGAAGATGGACTCCCTGATCCCTCTAGCTCCTCGCGTGTTTGATTTGTTTGACAACAACCGTGATGGAACCGTCGACATGAGGGAGATCCTCTGCGGGCTCTCTAACCTGAGGAACTCACGTGGGGATGGTGCTCTGCGGCTCTGCTTCCAG ATGTACGATGAGGACCGGTCAGGCTGCATCAGCAAGGAAGAGCTGGCGTCGATGCTCCGG GCCCTGCCCGAGGAGTGCCTTCCGGGTGACATCGCGGAGCCTGGGAAGCTGGATGAGATGTTCGACCAGATGGACGCCAACGGCGATGGCAAGATCACCTTCGACGAGTTCAAGGCTGCGATGCAGAAGGACAGCTCACTCCAGGACGTGGTCCTCTCGTCGCTGCGGCCCAGCGGGCATTAG
- the LOC127318358 gene encoding histone H3-like centromeric protein CENH3, with protein sequence MARTKHTVARMPREAPPCFERSRPWRPPPPLRMVSPEPRPEPEKKKRAHRSRPGAVALREIRKYQSFTGLLLPFAPFVRLVKEITNSFSTDVNRWTPEALVALQEAAEYRLVDLFEKANICAIHAKRVTIMQKDIHLARRIGGQRHW encoded by the exons ATGGCCCGCACGAAGCACACCGTGGCGAGGATGCCCAGGGAGGCGCCGCCCTGCTTCGAGCGCTCCCGTCCctggaggccgccgccgccgctacggATGGTGTCGCCAGAGCCTCGGCCggagccggagaagaagaagagggcgCACCGGTCCCGCCCGGGCGCGGTGGCGCTGCGGGAGATCAGGAAATACCAGAGCTTCACCGGTCTGCTCCTCCCCTTCGCGCCATTTGTCCGCCTG GTTAAGGAGATCACCAACTCCTTCTCGACCGATGTGAACCGCTGGACTCCTGAAGCGCTCGTCGCGCTGCAAGAG GCTGCAGAGTATCGCTTGGTAGACTTATTTGAAAAGGCAAATATCTGCGCCATCCACGCCAAGCGAGTTACCATCA TGCAAAAGGACATACATCTTGCCAGGCGCATCGGGGGGCAAAGGCATTGGTAA